The following proteins are encoded in a genomic region of Prosthecobacter sp. SYSU 5D2:
- a CDS encoding hybrid sensor histidine kinase/response regulator — translation MQNHYDYKRYAVLYVDDEEMALKYFEKTFGSEFRILTATNANDGLKLIEARGDEIGVLLTDQRMPGQKGVQLLERSRQVRPKIVRMMITAFADFGVTVDAVNLGNVFRYVSKPLQVEDMRNTLRRAMEFFLLQRERDDLLREKLSVLQNMVITDRVISLGVLASGLCNNLRNPLEAVQTFLNLTPTKLRQESVDMDRLQDPSFWQDFHAQVLKQAHRISELIGELDGASLADNIRAEAPLNVADSIQAVVTSLQEALQAKDIRLDLDLAADLPPISTDKGRFEHMFHLLLKDEIDVLPAGSRLALTAKAQRFANEPVSIQFTLQDNGPGLPQGALRSVFDPFAIRHEDAPDFGLNLMAVYFLVYHHGGHIQAENTPGQGALFKIDLPLLADSPPSTETSSRDFVTKVLMNDLLWERLLAGD, via the coding sequence ATGCAAAACCACTACGATTATAAACGCTACGCAGTCCTTTATGTGGATGACGAAGAAATGGCGCTGAAGTACTTCGAAAAAACCTTCGGCAGTGAGTTTCGCATCCTCACCGCCACCAACGCCAACGACGGGCTCAAACTCATCGAAGCCCGTGGCGATGAAATTGGTGTCCTTCTCACCGACCAGCGCATGCCGGGTCAAAAGGGTGTCCAGCTCCTGGAGCGCTCCCGCCAGGTACGCCCCAAGATCGTCCGCATGATGATCACCGCCTTTGCCGACTTTGGCGTCACCGTGGATGCCGTCAACCTCGGCAACGTCTTCCGCTACGTCTCCAAGCCCCTCCAGGTGGAAGACATGCGCAACACCCTCCGCCGCGCCATGGAGTTCTTCCTGCTCCAGCGTGAGCGCGACGACCTCCTGCGCGAAAAGCTTAGCGTCCTCCAGAACATGGTCATTACCGACCGCGTCATCTCCCTTGGCGTCCTCGCCAGCGGTCTCTGCAACAACCTGCGCAACCCGCTGGAGGCCGTCCAGACCTTCCTCAACCTCACGCCCACGAAGCTGCGCCAGGAAAGCGTGGACATGGACCGTCTCCAGGACCCCTCCTTCTGGCAGGACTTCCACGCCCAGGTCCTTAAGCAGGCCCATCGCATCTCCGAGCTCATCGGCGAGCTGGACGGCGCCTCCCTGGCCGATAACATCCGTGCCGAGGCCCCCCTCAACGTCGCCGACAGCATCCAAGCCGTCGTCACCTCCCTGCAGGAGGCCCTTCAGGCCAAGGACATCCGCCTCGACCTCGATCTTGCCGCCGATCTCCCGCCCATCTCCACGGACAAAGGCCGCTTCGAGCACATGTTCCATCTCCTCCTCAAAGACGAGATTGACGTCCTCCCTGCCGGTTCCCGCCTGGCCCTCACCGCCAAGGCGCAGCGCTTTGCCAATGAGCCTGTCTCCATCCAGTTCACCCTTCAGGACAACGGCCCCGGCCTCCCCCAGGGAGCCCTCCGCTCCGTCTTCGATCCCTTCGCCATCCGCCATGAGGACGCCCCGGATTTCGGCCTCAACCTCATGGCCGTTTACTTCCTCGTCTATCACCATGGCGGCCACATCCAGGCTGAAAACACGCCCGGCCAGGGAGCCCTCTTCAAAATAGACCTCCCCCTCCTCGCCGACAGCCCTCCTTCCACCGAAACCAGCAGCCGTGACTTCGTCACCAAAGTCCTCATGAACGACCTCCTCTGGGAGCGCCTCCTCGCCGGGGACTGA
- a CDS encoding Wadjet anti-phage system protein JetA family protein yields MPASHLSQRLFASVSADFFRPLVRPSAPVYVDGADRLIQEAGEAGRLPQSDALAILREVLSQHPQIALQEDEGGGLQDTRARAGKLFNQMLQVRWIEEQSVSLNERWVVISPSLRPLMRTLRDLAEDEVAELKSFADTLRGVCTTLEQRDVLNPFIVPAQEMRGTIHDLLQRMESAIVQLHGVEKLVHSFEKRQRETESGAETLRLFYHEFHEGQHMVCYDVLRGGGLLPRLQRARSRVREAGDDPHVIQHLAEGIAEYRNLDVNEAWELANAHLQRLERQLAGLRLRAEAIDARVASFNRLSVQRYRYQSELRGRRPDMIKRYCDAVNAAHRGVKFNDLRIEPDFPLAAPEVDFFYGTASLARPRRARTPVALELGQSLSAEDEAADLERLRQRQKFALTPHRAARLVARLLRDHGPGIATDGFHLDTTDELLDLMAAAAYTHGVDAASGQEQRWQVASSSAGHGLEPDTIPRDAQAGWRVERFALARPS; encoded by the coding sequence ATGCCAGCCAGCCACCTCAGCCAGCGCCTGTTTGCCAGCGTCTCGGCGGACTTCTTCCGTCCGCTGGTACGCCCTTCAGCCCCGGTGTATGTGGACGGAGCCGACCGCCTCATCCAGGAGGCCGGGGAGGCCGGCCGTCTTCCGCAGTCGGATGCCCTCGCCATCCTGCGCGAGGTCCTCTCCCAGCATCCTCAGATCGCCCTTCAGGAGGACGAAGGCGGCGGCCTGCAGGACACCCGAGCCCGCGCCGGAAAGCTCTTTAACCAGATGCTCCAGGTCCGCTGGATCGAGGAGCAGTCCGTCAGCCTCAATGAGCGCTGGGTCGTCATCTCCCCTTCCCTCCGCCCGCTCATGCGCACCCTGCGCGACCTCGCCGAGGACGAGGTGGCCGAACTGAAAAGCTTTGCCGATACCCTGCGCGGTGTCTGCACCACCCTGGAGCAGCGGGATGTTCTGAATCCCTTCATCGTTCCCGCCCAGGAAATGCGCGGCACGATCCATGATTTGCTCCAGCGCATGGAAAGCGCCATCGTCCAGCTTCACGGCGTGGAAAAGCTGGTGCACAGCTTTGAAAAACGCCAGCGGGAGACCGAGTCCGGCGCCGAAACCCTGCGCCTGTTTTATCACGAGTTCCACGAAGGCCAGCACATGGTCTGCTACGATGTCCTGCGTGGCGGCGGCCTGCTGCCCCGTCTGCAAAGGGCCCGCAGCCGTGTACGCGAGGCCGGGGATGATCCCCATGTCATCCAGCACCTGGCTGAAGGCATCGCCGAATACCGCAACCTGGACGTCAACGAAGCTTGGGAGCTGGCCAATGCACACCTCCAGCGTCTGGAGCGCCAGCTTGCCGGTCTGCGCCTGCGGGCGGAGGCCATTGATGCCCGAGTTGCCTCCTTCAACCGCCTTTCCGTCCAGCGTTACCGTTACCAGTCCGAACTGCGCGGCCGCCGCCCGGACATGATCAAACGCTACTGCGACGCCGTGAATGCCGCGCACCGTGGCGTCAAATTCAACGACCTGCGCATCGAGCCCGACTTCCCCCTGGCCGCCCCGGAGGTGGATTTCTTCTACGGCACCGCCTCCCTGGCACGTCCGCGCCGTGCCCGCACGCCCGTCGCGCTGGAGCTTGGGCAATCCCTGTCCGCCGAGGATGAGGCCGCTGATCTGGAACGCCTGCGCCAGCGTCAAAAATTTGCCCTCACGCCCCACCGCGCCGCCCGCCTCGTGGCTCGCCTCCTGCGCGATCACGGCCCCGGCATCGCCACCGACGGATTCCATCTGGATACCACCGATGAGCTTCTGGACCTCATGGCCGCTGCCGCCTACACCCATGGCGTGGATGCCGCCAGCGGCCAGGAGCAGCGCTGGCAGGTGGCCAGCAGCAGCGCCGGTCACGGCCTCGAACCCGACACCATCCCCCGTGACGCCCAGGCTGGCTGGCGCGTCGAACGTTTTGCCCTTGCCCGCCCCTCATGA
- a CDS encoding DUF4194 domain-containing protein, which produces MSSLPWPSFWADVPDRDRSPIRDVLADLLRHGVILGDEGSGRDSYLLVRDQYTDHIRDYLSPLGLELIIDHEPPLLQARPVPEECQLLATFTKDETLLVLALWRVYDESRSEQAAETVIISANDLWVKWRVFFEHIEPPGITALEELLARLRRKRLIRFIRSEDSTRPGDAMIEVLPSLARCIPFDSIDAWLDRAKLYEPEPPAAPLTLEE; this is translated from the coding sequence ATGAGTTCCCTTCCCTGGCCATCCTTCTGGGCCGACGTGCCCGACCGCGACCGATCCCCCATCCGCGACGTCCTCGCCGATCTCCTCCGCCATGGCGTCATCCTGGGGGATGAAGGCAGCGGCCGCGATTCCTACCTTTTGGTTAGGGACCAGTACACAGACCATATCCGTGACTACCTCTCCCCCCTCGGCCTGGAGCTCATCATTGACCACGAGCCGCCCCTTCTGCAGGCCCGCCCCGTGCCGGAGGAATGCCAGCTCCTCGCCACCTTCACCAAGGATGAAACCCTCCTCGTCCTCGCCCTCTGGCGCGTTTATGACGAATCCCGCAGCGAACAGGCCGCTGAAACCGTCATCATCAGCGCCAATGATCTGTGGGTAAAATGGCGCGTGTTCTTTGAGCACATCGAGCCGCCCGGCATCACCGCCCTGGAAGAACTGCTGGCCCGTCTGCGCCGCAAGCGCCTCATCCGTTTCATCCGCAGCGAGGACAGCACCCGCCCTGGGGATGCCATGATCGAGGTCCTCCCCAGCCTCGCCCGCTGCATCCCCTTTGACAGCATCGATGCCTGGCTGGACCGCGCCAAGCTGTATGAGCCCGAGCCTCCCGCCGCCCCGCTCACGCTCGAAGAATAA
- a CDS encoding SbcC/MukB-like Walker B domain-containing protein, whose translation MDRPQRITLSRIIAINWYGFRRIIDVNGLALLCGENGTGKSALLDLVQFVLLGSKGTRFNRAATGDGKRPTGRDRDLRGYCLCDTNTKTKDGQPRYLRPSGVTVAALEFEWPLEEGQEEPRRETWGVRVEYEGPTSDARYVWFYTPCRLHWSDLIREPDVTQPEVQQMLAEDEFRVRVKRDLQGDHFGRLDTYLDEMGAREHLFFDRTQMNKTLPGAIAFQPVENFESFIRENILEPGLPEVKEVRRSLDALREAERRVDTLGDQLSYLQRIRAHHLSFSEARREEALFGHLRAALDHAEAEEKFHRADSDLVVLRERHAEDKVSMESAVRERDEAKARYDEVKLVAGRDDSLRKLNDLRRQRADLMPRIERLRLASRTAHEMLNERAQHWEEWLKHGQRVGLNAKLERGDLLAQLRNEEAHVGLEALPGLAREYDRINRLGEDWMRPKLEEVEELEKAERDLQHQLVSLSEGRTQATPLLDNLRSRGHKADLFARVVEVKPEFEAWWPLLESVLGPHRQTVLVEDDSFLAAWDQFQKTSSTELLICADELRALKPVATAGSLAEMLETKNPVAQLLINHLLGQIIAVSSSAKLKTHDRAITKEGLLKEPGLRRHLSQEKELTLGEEGLRRMRKEREEGLERVRVFMNDFRREVHAVRSWLKRGQEHRLGEDAPKASAIELSQLPGMEANERQLEETIQLLATPEQDRQLQEMDELEMRLRGLEQRIGGLTTAVTAFAVNERQMIELLDQSREDFQSATLSLHESLNSLPRGLAQDEINTALKSALEAGGTWQKRKDQADYGRQFAHDRAERTRRDRNDERRKLAEAHQEYRLDFDAEDDDNARYDARCNDLETHGLNHYRKIAEERRREWEERLQSQVLDVLREKIDEATRTTKELSKILDQDIGRYRYRISQTRDRAQSAMWNLIENGLEGFNPSDELFVSSHQDDITKAKEELMSAIDNPDDPKAQRLLDYRFYHRYDMLMIPSGHSEEAAISLQNNARKMSGGENQAPFFVSMLAAFHRVYDLGRKDSRRNLGLVVMDEAFSKLSGDRIDDCLALASNFGLQLLLAFPMDRLGTMIDHADTVIECRVDRKRDGQGRDIHIENWVVPWNKDKLLQALAG comes from the coding sequence ATGGATCGCCCCCAGCGCATCACCCTCAGCCGCATCATCGCCATTAACTGGTATGGCTTCCGCCGCATCATTGATGTCAACGGCCTCGCCCTGCTCTGCGGTGAAAACGGCACCGGCAAGTCCGCCCTGCTGGACCTGGTGCAATTCGTCCTGTTAGGCAGCAAAGGCACCCGCTTCAACCGCGCCGCCACCGGCGATGGCAAGCGCCCCACCGGCCGCGACCGTGATCTGCGCGGCTACTGCCTCTGCGATACCAATACCAAGACCAAGGACGGCCAGCCTCGCTACCTGCGCCCCAGCGGCGTCACCGTCGCCGCACTGGAGTTTGAATGGCCTTTGGAAGAAGGCCAGGAGGAGCCGCGCCGGGAGACCTGGGGCGTGCGTGTGGAGTACGAAGGCCCCACTTCGGATGCACGCTATGTCTGGTTCTATACCCCCTGCCGCCTGCACTGGTCGGACCTCATTCGTGAGCCGGATGTCACCCAGCCGGAGGTGCAGCAAATGCTCGCCGAAGATGAATTCCGCGTGCGTGTGAAGCGCGACCTCCAGGGGGATCACTTCGGCCGCCTGGATACGTATCTGGATGAGATGGGCGCGCGTGAGCACCTCTTCTTTGACCGCACGCAGATGAACAAAACCCTGCCGGGGGCCATCGCCTTCCAGCCGGTGGAAAACTTCGAAAGCTTCATCCGCGAAAATATCCTGGAACCCGGCCTGCCGGAGGTGAAGGAAGTCCGCCGCAGCCTGGATGCCCTGCGCGAGGCGGAGCGCCGCGTGGACACCCTGGGTGACCAGCTCAGCTACCTCCAGCGCATCCGCGCCCATCACCTCAGCTTCAGCGAAGCCCGTCGTGAAGAGGCCCTCTTTGGCCACCTGCGCGCCGCCCTGGATCATGCCGAGGCCGAGGAGAAATTCCACCGTGCCGACAGCGACCTCGTCGTCCTGCGTGAGCGCCATGCCGAGGACAAAGTCAGCATGGAATCCGCCGTCCGCGAGCGTGACGAAGCCAAGGCCCGTTATGATGAAGTGAAGCTCGTCGCCGGCCGTGACGACAGCCTGCGCAAGCTCAATGACCTGCGCCGCCAGCGGGCCGACCTCATGCCCCGCATCGAGCGTCTACGCCTCGCCTCCCGCACCGCCCATGAGATGCTGAATGAGCGCGCTCAGCATTGGGAGGAATGGCTGAAACACGGCCAGCGTGTCGGTTTGAATGCCAAGCTGGAGCGCGGTGACCTGCTGGCCCAGCTCCGCAATGAAGAAGCCCATGTCGGCCTCGAAGCCCTGCCCGGCCTCGCCCGCGAATACGACCGCATCAACCGCCTCGGTGAAGACTGGATGCGCCCCAAGCTGGAGGAAGTGGAAGAGCTGGAAAAGGCCGAGCGCGACCTGCAACACCAGCTCGTCAGCCTCAGCGAAGGCCGCACGCAGGCCACACCCCTTTTGGACAACCTGCGCTCACGCGGTCACAAGGCGGATCTCTTCGCCCGCGTCGTCGAGGTGAAGCCTGAGTTCGAGGCCTGGTGGCCCCTGCTGGAATCCGTCCTCGGCCCGCATCGCCAGACCGTTTTGGTGGAGGATGATTCCTTCCTCGCCGCCTGGGACCAGTTTCAAAAGACCAGCAGCACCGAGCTGCTTATCTGTGCCGATGAACTCCGCGCCCTCAAGCCCGTGGCCACCGCCGGTTCCCTGGCCGAAATGCTGGAGACCAAAAATCCGGTCGCCCAGCTTTTAATCAATCATCTGTTAGGCCAAATCATCGCCGTCAGCAGCAGCGCCAAGCTCAAAACGCACGACCGTGCCATCACCAAAGAGGGCCTGTTAAAAGAACCCGGCCTGCGCCGCCATCTCAGCCAGGAAAAGGAGCTGACCCTCGGTGAAGAAGGCCTGCGCCGCATGCGCAAGGAGCGCGAAGAAGGCCTTGAGCGCGTTCGCGTGTTCATGAACGACTTCCGCCGGGAAGTCCACGCTGTGCGCAGCTGGCTGAAGCGCGGCCAGGAACATCGCCTGGGCGAAGACGCACCCAAAGCCTCCGCCATCGAGCTTTCCCAACTCCCCGGCATGGAGGCCAACGAGCGCCAGCTTGAAGAGACCATCCAGCTCCTCGCCACGCCTGAGCAGGACCGCCAGCTTCAGGAAATGGACGAGCTGGAAATGCGCCTGCGCGGCCTGGAGCAGCGCATCGGCGGCCTGACCACCGCCGTCACCGCCTTTGCCGTCAATGAGCGCCAGATGATCGAGCTGCTCGATCAGAGCCGCGAGGATTTCCAAAGCGCCACCCTCTCCCTTCACGAAAGCCTCAACAGCCTGCCGCGCGGCCTCGCCCAGGATGAAATCAACACCGCCCTCAAGTCTGCGCTGGAAGCCGGCGGCACCTGGCAAAAGCGCAAGGACCAGGCGGATTACGGGCGCCAGTTTGCCCATGACCGCGCCGAGCGCACCCGCCGTGACCGCAACGACGAACGCCGCAAACTGGCCGAAGCCCACCAGGAATACCGCCTGGACTTCGATGCCGAGGACGATGACAACGCCCGCTACGACGCCCGCTGCAACGACCTGGAAACCCACGGCCTGAACCACTACCGCAAGATCGCCGAAGAGCGCCGCCGCGAGTGGGAGGAGCGCCTGCAAAGCCAGGTCCTGGATGTGCTTCGCGAGAAGATTGACGAGGCCACCCGCACCACCAAGGAACTCAGCAAGATCCTCGACCAGGACATCGGCCGCTACCGCTACCGCATCTCCCAGACCCGCGACCGCGCCCAGTCCGCCATGTGGAATCTCATCGAAAACGGCCTCGAAGGATTCAACCCCTCCGACGAGCTTTTTGTCTCCTCCCATCAGGATGACATCACCAAGGCCAAGGAGGAGCTCATGTCTGCCATTGACAACCCCGATGATCCCAAGGCCCAGCGCCTGCTCGACTACCGCTTTTATCATCGTTACGACATGCTCATGATCCCCAGCGGTCATAGCGAAGAAGCCGCCATCTCCCTGCAGAACAACGCCCGTAAAATGAGCGGTGGTGAAAACCAGGCCCCCTTCTTCGTCTCCATGCTCGCCGCCTTCCACCGCGTCTATGACCTGGGCCGCAAGGACAGCCGCCGCAACCTCGGCCTCGTTGTCATGGACGAAGCCTTTTCCAAGCTCAGCGGCGACCGCATTGATGACTGCCTGGCCCTCGCCAGCAACTTCGGCCTCCAGCTCCTCCTCGCCTTCCCCATGGACCGCCTCGGCACCATGATTGACCACGCCGACACCGTCATCGAATGCCGCGTGGACCGCAAACGCGACGGCCAGGGCCGCGACATCCACATCGAAAACTGGGTCGTCCCCTGGAACAAAGACAAACTCCTCCAGGCCCTCGCCGGGTAG
- a CDS encoding Wadjet anti-phage system protein JetD domain-containing protein — MHPAWLQTLFRKWHAARGSRLSPGKVAFRYDWIKLLDENGLLKVEDRQAAERDLKKLPQLQFHTHKYRKYLIEKVIIPLESEPWLIATFGHIPAAQLHQETLSVIAELRQLTHPLYPELWQQWCDRIQSTFQQEKNLQPLTWKEPDKVRQLITLVHRFTSIAWTEATPIREASTSLGLGSKDLENLQSRLESCLTSFYERPTTLESCGLLLTEPKVEVAGKLTLHYADGNSQPIHEMKGVYTLPLLPDLERAIRISTPATRLLTVENSKTTLPALAAKNQAGDTLLIGCSFPNRAVLRLIELLPPGFSLHHFGDTDPAGFLILSTLRQKTARQVHPFLMIPREASHPVPLTEYDRKILPNLLTSPFLTDVHPQIEHLIHRQDKGLFEQETHGLPDLPEWPFYSVFEPAS; from the coding sequence ATGCATCCCGCCTGGCTCCAGACCCTCTTCCGAAAATGGCACGCCGCACGCGGAAGCCGCCTCTCCCCCGGAAAGGTCGCCTTCAGGTATGACTGGATCAAACTGCTCGATGAAAACGGCCTCCTGAAAGTAGAAGATCGCCAGGCCGCTGAAAGGGACCTGAAAAAACTGCCCCAGCTCCAGTTTCATACCCACAAATACCGCAAGTATCTCATCGAGAAGGTCATCATCCCACTCGAAAGCGAACCCTGGCTCATCGCCACCTTTGGCCACATTCCCGCCGCCCAGCTTCATCAGGAAACATTGTCTGTCATAGCAGAACTCCGCCAACTAACTCATCCCCTCTACCCCGAGCTCTGGCAGCAGTGGTGCGATCGCATCCAAAGCACCTTCCAGCAGGAAAAGAACCTCCAGCCGCTCACCTGGAAAGAGCCGGACAAGGTCCGCCAGCTCATAACGCTCGTCCATCGCTTCACTTCCATCGCATGGACCGAAGCCACCCCTATCCGCGAGGCCAGCACCAGCCTCGGACTCGGCAGCAAGGATCTCGAAAACCTCCAGTCACGCCTGGAATCCTGCCTAACCAGTTTTTACGAACGCCCCACCACCCTCGAATCCTGCGGCCTTCTGCTCACCGAACCCAAAGTCGAAGTCGCCGGAAAACTCACCCTTCATTATGCCGATGGCAACAGCCAGCCCATCCATGAAATGAAGGGCGTTTATACCCTGCCGCTCCTGCCCGATCTCGAGCGCGCCATCCGCATCAGCACCCCTGCCACGCGCCTGCTCACCGTCGAAAACTCCAAGACCACCCTCCCCGCTCTCGCCGCCAAAAACCAGGCCGGCGACACCCTGCTCATCGGCTGTTCCTTCCCCAACCGCGCCGTGCTTCGCCTCATCGAACTCCTTCCACCCGGCTTCTCTCTCCACCATTTCGGCGACACCGACCCCGCCGGTTTTCTGATCCTCTCCACCCTCCGCCAAAAGACCGCCCGCCAAGTCCACCCCTTCCTCATGATTCCGAGGGAAGCATCACACCCCGTCCCACTCACCGAATACGACCGCAAGATTCTCCCCAACCTCCTCACCTCCCCCTTCCTGACCGACGTCCACCCCCAAATCGAGCACCTCATTCACCGCCAGGACAAAGGCCTCTTTGAACAAGAAACCCACGGCCTTCCCGACCTCCCTGAATGGCCGTTTTACTCTGTCTTTGAGCCTGCCAGTTGA
- a CDS encoding UPF0175 family protein, producing the protein MTLTLPDDPALAEFHESDLLLELACSLYAGSRLSRNAAARLAGLDRQAFDEELYRRQISSYTDEMLKEDLRTLESLHSK; encoded by the coding sequence ATGACACTGACTCTACCAGATGACCCCGCCCTGGCGGAGTTTCACGAGAGTGACCTGCTTTTGGAACTGGCCTGCTCCCTTTATGCAGGCAGCCGGCTTTCGAGGAACGCCGCCGCCAGACTTGCCGGCCTGGACCGCCAGGCTTTTGATGAAGAACTCTATCGCAGACAAATTTCGTCCTACACCGACGAAATGTTAAAGGAGGATCTTCGAACTCTTGAGTCACTGCATTCCAAGTGA
- a CDS encoding DUF3368 domain-containing protein, translating to MTVITDTSVVLNLCLIGQEQSLAKVFDEVHAPITVKQEFERLVSEDARFKGLNFPAFIQVHWPTLLWPDLVLDPPLDPGESDAMKLAVWLEADIILIDEAAGRLAAQKLGMKTMGLLGILLDAKSRGLISRLKPLLNDLSLRGRFWISPALRSSVLRLADEED from the coding sequence GTGACCGTCATCACCGACACTTCGGTTGTGCTGAATCTTTGCCTGATTGGCCAAGAGCAGTCTCTGGCAAAAGTTTTCGATGAAGTACATGCGCCGATAACGGTCAAACAGGAGTTTGAACGCCTCGTAAGCGAGGACGCCCGTTTCAAAGGATTGAACTTTCCTGCCTTCATACAAGTGCATTGGCCAACATTGTTGTGGCCTGATCTCGTCTTGGATCCGCCCCTTGATCCCGGCGAGAGCGATGCCATGAAGCTGGCTGTGTGGCTGGAGGCCGACATCATTTTGATTGATGAAGCTGCCGGGCGTTTGGCCGCTCAAAAACTCGGAATGAAGACCATGGGGTTGCTAGGCATTTTGTTAGACGCAAAATCTCGCGGCTTGATTTCCAGGCTGAAGCCTCTTTTGAATGACCTCAGTCTTCGGGGACGCTTTTGGATAAGCCCAGCGCTGAGAAGCTCAGTTCTCCGCTTGGCTGATGAAGAGGATTAA
- a CDS encoding YicC/YloC family endoribonuclease, whose protein sequence is MKSMTGFGRGESRQEGTTWVVECSSVNRKQLEVSINLPRDLNDLETQVRNQVSAVCSRGRINVLIRSDAAETSQLPHLDETIAAGYVQSLRDLAGKLGISPEISLSEIVRLPGVLTGESAKSDPEAAWPAIQQALAAALDQLRIMRGTEGDHLREEMETRLKTIEAYAAVIEAKAPLVPEHQRQVLRQRLEQAGLPLPLDDERLLKEIALFADRTDISEELSRAASHLKQFRTYLTSSEPVGRSLDFLVQEFFREFNTMGSKCNNAEIAHAVVSAKTELEKIREQVQNIE, encoded by the coding sequence ATGAAAAGCATGACAGGATTTGGCCGTGGGGAATCGCGGCAGGAAGGCACCACTTGGGTGGTGGAGTGCAGCAGTGTGAACCGCAAGCAGCTGGAGGTCTCCATCAACCTCCCGCGTGATCTGAACGATCTGGAAACGCAGGTGCGCAACCAGGTCTCCGCCGTCTGCTCGCGGGGACGGATCAATGTCCTCATCCGCAGCGATGCCGCCGAAACCTCCCAGCTTCCTCACCTGGATGAAACCATCGCTGCCGGGTATGTACAGAGCCTGCGCGACCTGGCAGGCAAGCTCGGCATCTCCCCGGAGATCAGCCTCAGTGAGATCGTCCGCCTGCCGGGCGTGCTGACCGGCGAATCCGCCAAGTCCGATCCTGAGGCCGCCTGGCCTGCCATCCAGCAGGCACTGGCCGCTGCGCTGGACCAGCTTCGCATCATGCGTGGCACTGAGGGGGATCACCTGCGTGAAGAAATGGAGACGCGCCTGAAGACCATCGAAGCCTACGCCGCCGTCATCGAGGCCAAAGCACCGCTCGTCCCTGAGCATCAGCGCCAGGTCTTGCGCCAGCGGCTGGAGCAGGCCGGTCTGCCACTGCCTCTGGATGACGAGCGCCTGCTCAAAGAGATCGCCCTTTTTGCCGACCGCACGGACATCTCCGAAGAGCTCTCCCGCGCCGCCAGCCACCTGAAGCAGTTCCGCACCTACCTCACATCCTCAGAGCCCGTGGGCCGCAGCCTGGACTTCCTGGTCCAGGAGTTCTTCCGCGAGTTCAACACCATGGGCTCTAAGTGCAACAATGCCGAAATCGCCCATGCCGTGGTCAGCGCCAAAACCGAGCTGGAGAAAATCCGCGAGCAAGTTCAGAACATCGAGTAA